The genomic region CGGTGAGGCCGATGGAGACGACCGAGGCCCACACCGACAGCGACGAGGCCAGCGAACCGAAGGCCACGCTGGCCACGAACCCGAGTCCGACCAGGGCCAGGGCGGCGGAGCGGTAGGCGTAGGGCGTCTTCTTCTCGTAGAGCACCGTCATGGAGCCCAGCGCCGCCAGAGTGCCCAGTTGCGGGGTGAACAGCCAGGCCGCCAGCCCGAACGACAACGCCATCGCGATGCTGGCCTGCACGGCCGTGGTCCAGGCCCACTGGCCGGACTCCAACCCGAAGACCGCCTTGAGGTCGACCCGGGGCTGGGGGCGCTCCGCCACCTGTACGCGCTCGGGTCCTTCGTCGGCGGAGCCGCCCATCCTCATCGGGCCGGTTTCACCAGTGGTTCCCAGATCTCGCACGCTCACCATCCTAGACCGGGACGAACGGGGAGGTAGGGGACCACATGGCCGGTCCTAGGTCGTCTCGGCGGTGGAGGCGGGGCCGGTGTCGCGGTCCGACCCGGCGCGCCCGGCCCGCTCCTCGGCCCGGATCCGCGCCTGCTCGGCCACCGCCAGGCGGGCGGCCGCGGCCTCACGCGCCTCGGCCAGGGTGGCCTCGGCGTGGCGGCGCTGGGCATCGAGTTCGCTGGTCAGGCGCTCGCGGTCGGCGACCGACCGTGCGAGCTCGGCGGTGAGGCGCTCGCGTTCGGCCGCGGCGGCCTCGCGATCGGACTCGTGGTGCCGCCGGGCGCGTTCGGCCTCGGCGGCGAAGCGCTCGCGCTCGGCGGTGAGTGTGTCCAGCGCCTCGCTCGCGCGCGCCTCGGCGCGGTCGGCCCGGGCCGCCTCGCGCTCGGCGGACAGAGCGGCCTCGTCGCGGGCACGGGTGTGCGAGGCGGCCTCCTCGCGCAACCGGTCGGCCAGGGCCCGCAGCTCCTCGGTCTCCGCGCGCAGGTGCTCGGCCTCGGCCCTGGCGTGCTGGAGCCGCCGGGCGGCCTCGGCCCGGTCGCGTTCGCGGTCCGCGCGCGCACGTTCCTCGGTCGCGGCGACGCGGCGGTCCGCGGCGGCCAGTCCGGCGTTGGCCTCGGCGACGGCGGCGTCGCGTTCGGCCCCGGCCCGCTCGGCCTCGGCCGCCCGGCGGTCGCGTTCGGCCTCGGCGGCGTCCCGGCGCTCGACGGCCTCCTCGGCCATCCGCTCGGCCTCCTGCGTGGCGGCCACGGCGGAGGCGGCGGCGCTCTCGGCGGCGCGGCGGGCGGCCTCGGCCTCCCGGCGCCGGTTCTCCGCCTCCAGACGGGCCGCGTCGGCCTCGGCGGCGCGCCGGGCCCCGGCCAGCCGTGCGGCCTCGACCTGCGCCTCGGCGGCGGCCGGGTCCGTCATGGTCGTGAAGGCCTCGGTGGCCGAGCGCAGCGTGGCGCTGAGCTGTTCGCTCTGGACGGCGAAGCGGGTGAGCAGGTCGTCGGCGCGCAAGCGCGCGGCCGTGACGGGTTCGGCCGCGGGCGCGGTGCCGGGCGCGGCGCTGCCGGGGTCCTCCTGGGCCGCCCGCGACTCCTCACCGAGCCGTTCCGCCTCCTGGGCCTGGCGCTGGCGCTCCTTCCAGGCGCGCCAGCGCGTGTGCTCGGGCAGGTCGCAGTACTGGGGAGGGCGCCCGGGGGAGGTGCCGCGCGGGACCGGCCGGTCGCAGCCGGGGAAGGTACAGGTGCTGGAGTCGGAGGTGGCCACGGGGCGAGCGTAGCGGTTCACCCCCGCGGGGGCGTGGGAGGCCGCGCCTCACGCCGCGGACCGGTGCGTGGTGCCCGGCCGCGGGCCGGACCTCGTGTGCGCCGGGGGGCGGGCGCGTCGCCCATGGTCCGGGAGGGGGCCGCGCACGCGAGCGCCCCCGCACCGGGTGGTGCGGGGGCGCGAAGTGCGGGGCCGTGGACGCGCAGGGTCAGTCCTGCGCGCCGAAGCCGTCCACGCGGCAGACCATGGTGGTCACGAAGGGCCGGAAGCCCTCCTGCTCGAGGAAGCGGATGTCCTCGGCGCTGGTGGCCAGTGCGGAGAACTCGATGTCGCGGATGCCCATCGAGGCGATCTGGCGCCGCACCTCCTCCAGGAGCTTGGAGCCCACGCCGGTGCCCGTGTACTCCGGGTCGATGGCGAAGGTCTGCACGACGGCGACGCGGTCACCGCGGTCCCAGCTGCCCTGGGCGTTCTCGCGGATGGTCACCATCGCGTACCCGGCCAGGTCGCCCTCCTTCTCGGCGAGGACGGCCATGGTGTCGGGGTCGGCCAGCCAGGCCATGTACTGGGCCCGGCGGCGCCGCCAGGACTCGTCCAGACTGACGGCGCTGATGATGTCCGCGAGGTGCGGGGCGGTCACGGTGTGCTGTTCGTGGAGCGCGCCCCAGAGGTCGGCCAGCTCGTCCACCTCGTGCGCGCCCAGGTAACGAAAGCCAAGAACGCCGACGTCAGACGGTCGCGGTTTGGTCATCAGCGAAGTTTGCATTTTCTTCTCACCCGTTCCGCCAGCATGGGATCATCTCCCCCGGGAGTCCGATGAGCTCGGACCCGTGGTTGAGCTGTGATTCCGACTGTACGTTCCGGTACAGCCCAGAACATGCGCGACACGAGGAAAGAGATGCCCGACATCCGCATCGAAGAATTATGTTGATTCTTTCCTGTGCTGGTCGTGGTCAGAGGTGCTGTCGGGTGCCGTTGGACGATGTGCATGGAATCACGCGACGAACCCGGGCGAACTGCCCGAAACGCCAAGGAAACGTGCGCGTACTGTCATAAATTGGTGACCATGATCGACGTTCGGCGGTTGCAGCTCCTGCAGGCACTCGACCACCACCACACGGTGGCGGCCACGGCGGAGGCGCTCAACGTCACACCCTCGGCGGTCTCCCAGCAGCTCTCCGTCCTGGCCAAGGAGGCCGGGGTCCCCCTCGTGGAGCGCAAGGGCCGCCGCTTCCTGCTCACCGGGGCCGCCCGGGTCCTGCTCCAGCGGGCACACGTGATCTTCGCGGAGATGGAGCGCGCCACCGCCGACCTCGCCGAGTACGCCGACGGCGACCGCGGCGTCATCCGCGTCGGCTCCTTCTCCACCGGCATCAGCGACCTGATCGCGCCCGCCCTGGCGCGCCTGCGCTCCAGCCACCCGGGGTGGTCGTTCGAGGTCGTGCAGGCCGAGCCCGAGGAGAGCACCGAGATGGTGCGCTCGGGCCGGTTGGACGTCGCCCTGACCATGTCGACCGCCGACCTGCCCGCCCACGGCGACCCGGACTTTCGCACCGACCCGGTGATGGTCGAGCTGTTCGACGCGATCCTGCCCTACCAGCACCCGCTGGCCGCGCACACCTCGCTCGACCTGGCCGCGGACCTGGCCGACCAGGACTGGATCATGTCCGCCCCCGGCACGGCCTGGCACTCCTGCGTGACCGCCGCGTGCAACCAGGCCGGCTTCCAGCCGCGCGTGGTCCACACCGTGGACGACTTCAGCGCCGTCTTCGCGCTCGTCCAGGCGGGGCTGGGCGTGGCGCTCATGCCCCGGCTCGCCTGGACCGGGCTGAACACGCCGCAGATCGTGGTGCGCGGGGTCCGCGAGACCGCGCGCCGCCACATCGTGTCCCTGTGCCGGGCCGGAGCCAGCCCCGAACCGCTGCTCGCCGCCGTGCGCGAGGCCGCGAGCAAGGTGCCCGTCCCCTCCGTGGGACCCTTCGCCATCGCGGGCTGAACCGCACGCTCCCCGACGCGTGGAAGGCCGCGCCACCGGGCGTGGGTCAGGGCCGTCGCTCCGGCGACGGGTCCAGGGCCGAGCGCTCTCCCGGGCGGGCGGCCCGCCAGGCGCGTGTGCGGCCCCGGGGGATCAGCGCGCCGGCGGCGACGGTGGCGAGGATGAGTGCCGCCGAGCCGCCCACCACCGCGATCGTGGCGGGCATGGACACCTCGCCCGGCCCCGGGTCGGGCACGAACGCCGTGCCCGGGGAGGCGTCCCCGCTGGACACGGCGGGGTCGGCGGTGAGCGCGCCGACCGGGTCCACACGCCCGCTGCCGCGCATCGAGTCACCGGGCCCGTGGGGCGAGTGGTAGGCGGTGGCGAGCAGGCGCGCGCGGACATCGGCTGCCGCAAGATCGGGGTCGTGGGAGCGCAGCAGGGCCGCGGTGCCGGCGACGAAGCCGGCCGCGACGACGTCCCCGGAGCCCACGAAGTGGCCGTCCCCCCTCGGGCCGACGCCGACGACCAGGTCGCCGGGGGCGGTGAGGTCCACCCGTGCCGCCGCGCCGTCGGCGTCCAGTGCCGGGGACCCGGAGACCGGGGCGCCCTCCACTCCGACGGCGGCCACGCTGACCGCCGCCGGATGGTCCGCCGGTGAGGCGGGGAAGGACGTGCCGTCCACGGCGACCGTCGCGGGCGCGACGACGAGCGCGTCGGCCTCGGCGGCGGCGTCCACCGCCGTCTCCAGTGCGCGGCTGGATCCGGCGACGGCCGCGCCGACCAGCACGACGTGCGCTCCTGCCCCGACCGCTGTGTCGATGCCGTCGGCGACGCTGCCCGCCGTGGCGGCGCCCTGGTCGTCGGTCACCGGGACGTCGATCACCTGCGCGGCCGGAGCGACGCCCATGAGCCCGCTGCCGTCCTGTGGGCGGGCCGCGACCAGCCCGGCCAGGAAGGTGCCGTACCCCCGGCAGTCGTCGCTGCCGGAACCGGTCAGCGCCTGGCCGACCGCGGCGGTGTCGGCGTCGATCCCGCTACTGAGGACGGCGATGGTGACGCCGGCCCCCTCTGAGAGCTCCCAGGCGCGGGGCAGGCCGAGCAGCGGTGTGGTCCACGGCTCCTCCGCCACCACCGTCGACGAGGCGTTCACACACTCCCCATCGCGTGCGACGCCGATCGCGGGCAGCGCCTGCGCCTCCGCGGCCCCGTCCGGTGAGGCTGCCGGGGACGGCTGCGCGGTGTCCGCCACAGCGGGCGGGCCGGGGACGGCCGTCAGCACGGCACAGGCGGCGCCCAGCGCGGCGGCGGTCGCGCACCGCGCTGCCAGGGCCGTCCTGTTCCACAAGGTCATGGGAGCACTCCGTAGGTTGTCGGATGGCCGGGACGGGTTCCCACGTGCCGTCGGCGGAGCCGGCGAACGGCGTTCGTCCCGCGGGAGGGGCCGGGGCGGCCGCGCGGGTGCCGACCCCACCGCCTCAGCCCTCGTCCTCCATGACCTCGGCGATGGCGAGCTGGACCGGGATCGGATCGCGGCGGGAGATCCACACGGCCCGGCCCGGCTGCATGCGCCGGGCGCGCACGTTGCCGAAGAGCACGCCCTCCGACGGCGGACTCGACAGCATGATGCTGGGCGTGTTGCTGTCGATGAGAGAACGGATCGCGGGGTCGGCGGTGGCGCGGCCGAAACCGCCCGCGGCCCGCGCCACGATGAGGTGCATGCCGATGTCGGCGGCCTGCGGGAGCATCTCGACGATCGGCGCGAGCAGGCTTCCTCCACTGGGGCCGGAGACCAGGTCGTAGTCGTCGATGACGATGAACAGCTCCGGGCCGGTCCACCAGTCGCGTCGGCGCAGCCGGTCGGGGGTGATCTCCGGGCCCGGCAACCGCGCCTTCATGGCGTGCGCGGCGGCGCCCATCATCTCGCGCATGCTCTCCGACGACACCGCGTAGCCGAGCTGCTGCTCCTTGGGGACCGCGTCGAAGAGCTGGCGGCGCAGGTCCACCAGCACCACCCGCGCGCTCGCGACGTCGTAGTGCTCGCGGATGGCGTTGGTGATGTGGCGCAGAAGCGTGGTCTTGCCGGTCTCGGTGTCGCCGACGACCAGCAGGTGCGGGGTGGCGGAGAAGTCGTGCCAGAACGGGCGCATGCCGCGCCCCTCCAGGCCGAGAGGGACCCGCAGCCCGCCGAACTCGGTGAGTTCGGCCGTCGGCAGTTCGGCGGCCGTCAGACGGACCGGCAGGGTGCGTACGGGCGGCGCGCCGGGGCCGCTCCAGGCCCCGGCCACCCGGGCGATCAGCTCGGTGACGCCCACCGAGAGCGAGACCGGGTCCCCGACGCCGTCGGCGCGCGGAAGGCCGGTCAGGAAGTGGTACTGGTCGAGGGTCAGGCCCCGCCCCGCGATCCGCGGTACGGTCTGGGCCTTGCGCATGTTGACCGTGGAGTCGACGGCGTCGCCCAGCCGCAGTTCGAAGCGGGTGCCCAGCAGGTCGCGCGTCCCGGAGTGGATGTCGGCCCAACGGGGCGAGGCGACGACCAGGTGCACGCCGTAGCTCAGCCCGCGCTGGGCGATCTGGGTCAGCGGGGTGACCAGGTCCATGAAGTCCTGGCGGATCGTGGACCAGCCGTCGATCACCAGGAACACGTCGCCGTAGCGTTCGTCGGCGAACTCCCCGGCGGCGCGGCGCCGCCGGTAGGTGGCCATCGAGTCGATGCCGTGCTCGGCGAAGAACTGCTCGCGGTGGGCGAGGACCTCCGTCATCTCCGACACGGTCCGGTTGATGCGGTCGGTCTCCGTCCGCCCGACCACGCTGCCCACGTGGGGCAGGCCGGTCAGCGCCTGGAGGGCGCCGCCGCCGAAGTCGAGCCCGTAGAACTGCACCTGGTCTGGGGTGTTGGTGAGCGCCAGGGCGCAGACCAGGGTGACCAGCATGGTGCTCTTGCCGCTCTGGGGGCCGCCGGCGATGCCGATGTTGCCGCCCGCGCCGAGTAGTTCGGCCTTGAGCGGCAGGCGCAGCTGCTCGAAGGGCCGGTCGATGACGCCGAGCGGGACCTCCAGCACCGGCTCGGACGACCACGCCGGGCCGCTGTCGGGGAGTGGGCGGCCGATCATGGTGAGCAGTTCGTCCAGCGTGGGCGGGACTCCGAGCGGCGGCAGCCAGACCCGCCGCGCCGGGGGGCCCACGTTGTGCAGGCACTCCAGGGCGACGTCGAGCAGGCTCTCGGTGTCCTCGTCCTCCTCCGCCTCGGCGACGGGTTCGGGCTCGGGGGAGGGGGCGCGGCCGGCGACGTGGTTCGACAGGAAGGGGACGATCTCGGCCGCCGCGGCGGCCTGGGGCCCGTCGCGCCTGCGTACCCGGTAGGGGCCGGAGACGTAGGCGGCCTTGAACCGGGTCAGCGTGTCGGTGCCGGTCGCGAGGAACCCGTTGCCGGGGGCCGGGGGGAGCCGGTGGGCGTCGGGAACGCCCAGGACGCTGCGGCTCTCGATCGCGGAGAAGGTGCGCAGCGCGATCCGGTAGGACAGGTGGCTCTCCAACTGGTGGATCCGTCCCTCGTCCAGGCGCTGGGAGGCCAGCAGCAGGTGCACTCCCAGGCTGCGTCCCAGGCGTCCGATCATCACGAACAGCTCCATGAAGTCGCGGTGTGCGGCCAGCAGTTCGCTGAACTCGTCGACCACGACGAACAGCGTGGGCATCGGTTCCATCGACGGATTGGCCTGGCGAGCCTTCTCGTACTCGTGGATGGAGCTGAAGTTGCCGGCGGCGCGCAGCTGCTCCTGGCGGCGGATCAGCTCGCCGTGCAGCGCGTCCTGCATGCGCTCGACGAGGGTGACCTCGTCGGCGAGGTTGGTGATCAGCGCCGAGGTGTGGCGCAGTCTGTCCAGGCCGATGAAGGTCGCGCCGCCCTTGAAGTCGACGAGGACGAAGTTCAGGGTCTCGGGGGAGTGGGTGAGCGCCAAAGACAGCACCAGTGTGCGCAGTAGCTCGCTCTTGCCGGAGCCCGTGGCGCCGATGAGCATGCCGTGCGGGCCCATCCCGCCCAGCGCGGACTCCTTGAGGTCGAGTTCGAGGGGGGCGCCGTTCTCCGCGATACCGATGGGGACGGCCAGCCGTGACTCCGGTCGCGCGTCGCCCCACATCCCCTCGGTGTCGTGGACGTGCAGGTTGGCGATGCCCAGCAGGGAGGTCAGCTCGAAGTCTGTGACCAGTGGCTCGACCACCTCGGTGGTCATGCTCATCCGGTAGGGGGCCAGCATCCGGGCCAGCACGCGGGAGCGGGCGGGGCTCAGCGCGTCGGGCCGGCCCAGCGGGGTGAGGGTGCGCCGTCCGCTGTGGTCCAGGCCGACCACCTCCAGTACGTCGGACTCCACCTTCAGCGCCAGGGTGAAGGGAGTGCCGTCCCAGGGCAGCGGGTCGTCGATGTGCACGATGACGGCGTTGCGGTAGCCGCCGGAGCCGAACCGGGTGGAGGGCTGTGCCTGGCCGCCGTCGACCACGATGACGGTGAAGGGCTCTTCGCGGGAGGGTGATACGCCGGGCTCGAAGCGGGAGCGGTCGGTCAGCTCGGGGCCGATGACGCGCTCCAGTTCGGCGGCGTCGTCGGCGATCAGCCGAACCGGGCCCGCGCCGTCGCGGTCGGTGGGGTGCATCGCGTGGGGCAGCCACTTCACCCAGTCCCAGCCGGCGCGGCGGTCGTCGGCGGCGCACACGGCGATACGCAGCTCGTCGTGCGCGTGGAAGACGGCGAGCTGGCCGATCATCGCGCGCACCATGGCGCGCGCGGCGTCGGCGTCGCCCTCCAGGGAAATGCGGGCGTATCCGCGCAGGTAGACGGCGACGGGTTGGTCCTCGACGGTGGCGTAGGCGCGGATGAAGCGGCGCAGCGCGTGCGCGCTGAGCGGTTCGAGGTCCTCGACCGGCTTGGTGGACAGCGGGGCGATGCGCATGCGCATCGCCTGCTCGCCCATGGCGATCCGGACCTCGGCGAAGTCGTCGTGGGTGGAGCGGCGCTCCCACAGCCGGGAGGTCCGCACCAGCGACCACAGGGCGTCGGGGACGGGGGCCCGCCACAGCATGGCGTCGCGCTGGGCGGTGACGACCTCGCGCGCCCTGGCCCGGCTCTGGGCGAGGTAGCGCAGGTAGTCGCGGCGATCGCCGTTGAGCTGCTGCTTGCGCTCGCTGCGGGCACGCCAGTACTGGCCCACCAGCATGGCGACGGCGCCGAGCAGCATCATCCCGCCGGCGACGTAGGGCATGTAGGTGTTGATCGCGCTGCCCTGGGCGCCCGGCCGGATGAACAGCAGGACCATCGCCATCGAGGTCATCGCCATCGGGAGGTAGTTGAACACCGCCGACAGCGTCGACTGCTCCTCCGGGAGCACGGGCGGCTCCTGGAGCTGTAGTTCCCCGTCGGGCATCTCCGGCCCGGGGCGGCGGGGCGGCCGGCGGACGAGGATGGTGCTCAAGGCGGCATCGCCTCCTGGCGGTGGCAGGGGGTGGGGCCGACCGCACGGAGGGTCGGGACGCGCGGGCTCTGTTCCCGGCGGGGATACGGATTATGCCCCTCAAACGGGCGCAAAGCCAAGTGAACGAAACTTCACTGCCAGGCAATACCAAATTCGGCCGAATCGGTGTTACCGTTGCGACGGCCGTCGGATCATGAGGTTTCCTTCCTGATCCCCCTGAGCTCGGGGCCCTCTCGCCTGCCCCTCCCCCCTCCCGACCAGCACGTAGAAGCACCATCGGGTGACTCCGCCTCCCCTTGAGTAGTGAAGAACCAGATGAGCGACTCCAGCGCCCCCGACCTGTGCCGGCTGGCCGTCCGCGCGCCAGACCGCACCTTCGAGATCGCGGTCCCCAGCGACGTGCCGCTGGCCGAGCTACTGCCCACGATCGTCCTCTACGCCGAGGGCGACAGCGGCGAGGACCTCGACGAGGGCGGCCTCGAACACGACGGCTGGGTCCTCCAACAGCTCGGTTCGCCGGCCCTGGAGGAGGACGGCACCGTGCAGACCCTGGGCCTCTTCGACGGCGAGACCCTCTACCTGCGTCCGCGCCGCGACCAGCTCCCGCCCATCCACTTCGACGACCTCATCGACGGCGTGGCCACCGGCATGGCCGAGCGCCGCGACGCCTGGCGCCCCACCTACACCCGCCGCCTGCTGCACGGGCTGGGCCTGTTCACCCTGTTCACCGGGTTCGTCATCCTGGCGATGAGCGGCCTGAACGGGCTCACCGCCCTGCTCGCGGCCGGTGCCGCCGTCATCCTGCTCCTGGGCGCGGCCGCCGCCTCCCGGGCGATGGGCGACCTCGCCGCCGCCACCGGCCTGGCCGCCGCCGCCGTGCTCTACATGGGCCTGGCCGGGGCCGCCATCCCCACCGGCGACCCCGGGGTGCCCCTCCTGGGAGCCCGCGTCCTCTCGGCCTGCATGGCCGGCGCGGGCGCCACCGTCCTGGGCCTGGCGGCCGTCGCCGGATCCGTCCCCTTCTTCGCCGGGCTGATCGTCTTCGAGGTCTTCGGGGTGGCCTCGGCGGCGGCGCTGATGCTGGCGCCCGGCCTCACCATGACCGGCATCGCCGGGGGCGCCGCGGCCCTGGCGATCCTGCTGGGCACCTTCGCGCCCGCCCTCGGCTTCCGCATCTCCGGGCTTCGGCTTCCCCCGCTGCCCTCCAACACCCAGCAGCTCCAGGACGCCATCGACCCCCACCCCGCGCGCGACGTCCTGGACCGCACCGCGCTGGCCGACGGCTACCAGGGGGCCGTGCTCGCCGCCACCGGCGTGGTCCAGGCCGTGTGCCTGTTCATCCTCGCTCTGGGCTCCGGTTGGCTCCCGGTCACCCTCGGCCTGGTGGTGGCCGTCATCCTGCTGCTCCAGAGCCGCGGCCTGGCCAGCGCCCGGCACAAGCTCTACCTGACCGTGCCCGCCGGCACGGGGATCGCCCTCGTCGTCGTCGCCGCCGTCGCCGACACCACCCTGCTGTGGCGCCTGCTGGCCCTGCTCGGCGTCCTCGCCGTCGCCGCGGCCCTGACCGTGCTGGCGTGGGCGGTCCCGGGTAAGCGCGGCCTGCCCCACTGGGGCCGCGCCGCCGAGATCATCCAGCTTCTCGCGGCCATCGCCATGGTCTGCCTGGTGCTGGGCAACTTCGGCCTGTTCGGCCTGCTCCGCGGGATCGGGGGCTGAGCGTGCAGACGCGACGCGACCAGGTCGTGGCCCACTCCTTCATGGTGGGCCGCCTGAGCACGGCCATGCTGGAGGCCGACCCCGACGCCATGGACGCCCCGATGCAGCGCACCCGGCGCGGTGCGTTCATCGGGCTGGCCATCGGAGCCCTGCTGTGCGTGGGGTTCCTGGTCTGGGGACTGCTCTTCCCCGGCGGCAACACCTCCTGGCGCACCGAGGGCTCCCTCGTCCTGGAGCGCGAGAGCGGCGCCACCTACCTCTACTCCGACGGCGTGCTGCGTCCCGTGGCCAACTACGCCTCGGCCCGGCTGGTCCAGGGCGAGCAGATCACCGTCCGCTCCGTGAGCGCCGAGTCGCTGGCGGGCGTCCCCAAGGGCGGCCCCGTCGGCATCCCCGGAGCCCCCGACTCCCTGCCCGACGCCGAGACCATGGCCTCGGCCCTGTGGCGGGTGTGCGCCGTGCCCCCGGCGGAGGAGGACGGCGGTCCGCGCACCGCCCTGTCCATCGACGCCACATCGGTCGCAGACTCCCTGCCCGCGGAAGGCGCGGTCCTGGTCCAGGGCCCCGACGACGACTACCACCTGCTGTGGAACGACGCCCGGCTGGCCGTCGACGGGGAGAACGGCGCTCTTGAGGCGCTCGGCTACGGCACCAGCCCCGCCCTACGGGTGAGCCGGGCCTTCCTCGACGCGGTCCCGGTGGGCGGCGCCCTCACCGCCCCCGAGGTTCCCGGCGGCGCCGGTGCGCAGGGTCGGGACATCGCCGGTGCGCAGCGCACCACCGGCCAGGTCTTCGTGGTGCGCGGCGACGGCGAAGCAGACCAGTACTACCTGCTGGGGGATGAGGGCCTGGCCCCCGTCAGCACCACCGGGGCGCGGCTGGCGCTCGCCGACCCCCGTATCACCGACGAAGCCTACGGCAACGCCGCCGCCGAGCCCGTCGAGGTGAACGCGAACGACGTCCGGCGCAACCTCGCCGACGGCGCGACCGCCCCCGACGAAGCGATTCCGGCGACACCGCCCGACCTGATGTCCACCGACGGAGCCGCCCCGTGCCTGCGCGTCTCCGGCGACGAGGAGTCACGGCTCGTCCTGCGACCGCTGGAGGCCGTCAACGCCTGGCCGGTGCAGGGCCGGCCCGACACCGCCCACGGCTGCCCCACCGCCGACCTCATCGGCATCCCCGCCGGGACCGGCGCACTCGCCCGCGCCGAGCCGACCGGGGGATCGGTCGCCGAGAGCACCTACTACCTGGTGACCGACGCGGCCGCCAAGTACCCGCTGCCGGACGCCGAGGCCGCCGCACAGCTCGGCTACGCGGCCGAGGCGGCCGTACCCGTACCGACCTCCCTGCTCCGCCTGCTGCCCACGGGGCCGCTGCTGTCGCCCGAGACCGCCGCCCAGCCGGTCCCGGCCACGGCGGTCCCACCCGCCGCCGGCGGGTGCGGCGAGGAGGGCGACTGACCGCACCGCCGGGGACAGGGGCGCGACCGCGTCCCTCCGACTGAAAGGAGTACGGACATGGTCCAGACCACCAGTACCGAACACGGGATGACCACGGGCCGACTGGCGATGGAGGCGGCGCACAACGAGTGCAACGCCGTCTACACCAAGGTCGACTTCCTGCGCGACAGCCTGAAGACGACCTGGGTCGGCGGCGCCGAGGCGGGCTACGAGACCGCGCTGGTGAAGTGGTTGGAGGAGCTGCGGCTGATCGTGAACGGGATGAACAACATGATCGGCACCTTCGGCGGTACCACGCGCGGCATGTTGAACGTGGAGGACGAGAACCTCGTCACCTCCAACGCCTGGATGTCGGAGCTCAACCCCAACCAGCCCGGCTAGCGGGCACACGGTGACCTCTGACCGGTCTCCCTCTCCTCTCCTGTACCGGCCGCCCCAGCAGGTGGTCCCGGAAACGAAAGTAGGCAGCAGCCGATGAGCGACTTCTCCGTCCGCTACTCGGGCATGGACGACTCCGCGTTCGACCTGCGCGCGCGTACCCAGGACATCCGCAACTCCCTGGACGAGCTGGCCACGAAGATGGCGACGGTCCGCGGTGAACTCGACGGTGCCACGGCCGAGAACTACGACGCCAGCATGGCGCAGTGGCGGCTCAACGTGCAGGACATGGAGATCCTGCTCGCCAAGGCCGAGCAGGCCCTGACCATGATTCGCAACAATTACCAGAACACCGACAACAAGCTGTCCCTCGAATGGGTCTCGCAGAACATGTAGCGGTCGCACCCCACAGGTGGGCGTGCCCAGCCGGTCCGGACCGACCACCGTCGCATCCGGACCGGCCCAGGCGCCGGAGAGCCAGAAGAAAGGAGAACGGCCGATGGCGGAAAGCACCGAGATCACCTTCGGATACATGCGCGACTTCCGGGACAACAAGATCCTCCCGATGCTGAAGGAACTGAAAAAACAGAAGAAGGTCCTGGACGGCTACGTCGATCAGGGCG from Nocardiopsis aegyptia harbors:
- a CDS encoding S8 family serine peptidase; translated protein: MTLWNRTALAARCATAAALGAACAVLTAVPGPPAVADTAQPSPAASPDGAAEAQALPAIGVARDGECVNASSTVVAEEPWTTPLLGLPRAWELSEGAGVTIAVLSSGIDADTAAVGQALTGSGSDDCRGYGTFLAGLVAARPQDGSGLMGVAPAAQVIDVPVTDDQGAATAGSVADGIDTAVGAGAHVVLVGAAVAGSSRALETAVDAAAEADALVVAPATVAVDGTSFPASPADHPAAVSVAAVGVEGAPVSGSPALDADGAAARVDLTAPGDLVVGVGPRGDGHFVGSGDVVAAGFVAGTAALLRSHDPDLAAADVRARLLATAYHSPHGPGDSMRGSGRVDPVGALTADPAVSSGDASPGTAFVPDPGPGEVSMPATIAVVGGSAALILATVAAGALIPRGRTRAWRAARPGERSALDPSPERRP
- a CDS encoding GNAT family N-acetyltransferase, whose translation is MTKPRPSDVGVLGFRYLGAHEVDELADLWGALHEQHTVTAPHLADIISAVSLDESWRRRRAQYMAWLADPDTMAVLAEKEGDLAGYAMVTIRENAQGSWDRGDRVAVVQTFAIDPEYTGTGVGSKLLEEVRRQIASMGIRDIEFSALATSAEDIRFLEQEGFRPFVTTMVCRVDGFGAQD
- a CDS encoding LysR family transcriptional regulator; the encoded protein is MIDVRRLQLLQALDHHHTVAATAEALNVTPSAVSQQLSVLAKEAGVPLVERKGRRFLLTGAARVLLQRAHVIFAEMERATADLAEYADGDRGVIRVGSFSTGISDLIAPALARLRSSHPGWSFEVVQAEPEESTEMVRSGRLDVALTMSTADLPAHGDPDFRTDPVMVELFDAILPYQHPLAAHTSLDLAADLADQDWIMSAPGTAWHSCVTAACNQAGFQPRVVHTVDDFSAVFALVQAGLGVALMPRLAWTGLNTPQIVVRGVRETARRHIVSLCRAGASPEPLLAAVREAASKVPVPSVGPFAIAG
- the eccCa gene encoding type VII secretion protein EccCa, whose product is MSTILVRRPPRRPGPEMPDGELQLQEPPVLPEEQSTLSAVFNYLPMAMTSMAMVLLFIRPGAQGSAINTYMPYVAGGMMLLGAVAMLVGQYWRARSERKQQLNGDRRDYLRYLAQSRARAREVVTAQRDAMLWRAPVPDALWSLVRTSRLWERRSTHDDFAEVRIAMGEQAMRMRIAPLSTKPVEDLEPLSAHALRRFIRAYATVEDQPVAVYLRGYARISLEGDADAARAMVRAMIGQLAVFHAHDELRIAVCAADDRRAGWDWVKWLPHAMHPTDRDGAGPVRLIADDAAELERVIGPELTDRSRFEPGVSPSREEPFTVIVVDGGQAQPSTRFGSGGYRNAVIVHIDDPLPWDGTPFTLALKVESDVLEVVGLDHSGRRTLTPLGRPDALSPARSRVLARMLAPYRMSMTTEVVEPLVTDFELTSLLGIANLHVHDTEGMWGDARPESRLAVPIGIAENGAPLELDLKESALGGMGPHGMLIGATGSGKSELLRTLVLSLALTHSPETLNFVLVDFKGGATFIGLDRLRHTSALITNLADEVTLVERMQDALHGELIRRQEQLRAAGNFSSIHEYEKARQANPSMEPMPTLFVVVDEFSELLAAHRDFMELFVMIGRLGRSLGVHLLLASQRLDEGRIHQLESHLSYRIALRTFSAIESRSVLGVPDAHRLPPAPGNGFLATGTDTLTRFKAAYVSGPYRVRRRDGPQAAAAAEIVPFLSNHVAGRAPSPEPEPVAEAEEDEDTESLLDVALECLHNVGPPARRVWLPPLGVPPTLDELLTMIGRPLPDSGPAWSSEPVLEVPLGVIDRPFEQLRLPLKAELLGAGGNIGIAGGPQSGKSTMLVTLVCALALTNTPDQVQFYGLDFGGGALQALTGLPHVGSVVGRTETDRINRTVSEMTEVLAHREQFFAEHGIDSMATYRRRRAAGEFADERYGDVFLVIDGWSTIRQDFMDLVTPLTQIAQRGLSYGVHLVVASPRWADIHSGTRDLLGTRFELRLGDAVDSTVNMRKAQTVPRIAGRGLTLDQYHFLTGLPRADGVGDPVSLSVGVTELIARVAGAWSGPGAPPVRTLPVRLTAAELPTAELTEFGGLRVPLGLEGRGMRPFWHDFSATPHLLVVGDTETGKTTLLRHITNAIREHYDVASARVVLVDLRRQLFDAVPKEQQLGYAVSSESMREMMGAAAHAMKARLPGPEITPDRLRRRDWWTGPELFIVIDDYDLVSGPSGGSLLAPIVEMLPQAADIGMHLIVARAAGGFGRATADPAIRSLIDSNTPSIMLSSPPSEGVLFGNVRARRMQPGRAVWISRRDPIPVQLAIAEVMEDEG